The genomic segment GTAAACGGCTGGTAAGTGGCGGAGTTAATATCACGGGCGATTTTCAACAGATCCGGCACGGTGGCGGTAAAGGCCAGCGCCGTCGAATGCAGCATCAGAATAACCTCATTGCTGTACGCAGGCAGCGCGATGCGCAGCGCTGATGGCAAAATGATGCAGCGGTACATTTTCACGCGTGAAAACCCGTAAGCCCGTGCGGCCTCGATTTCGCCATGCGGCACCGCGCGGATGGCGCCCGCGAAAATCTCCGTGGTATACGCGCAGGTGTTAAGCGTCAGCGCCAGCACCGTACAGTTCAGGCCGCTTCGAAAGAACTCATTGAGCAGTTGTGTGCCTTTCACGACTTCCAGCGTGTACATGCCGGAGTAAAACACCAGCAGTTGCACGTAGAGCGGCGTACCGCGAAAAATATAGGTAAACAGCCAGATGGGGAACCAGACCAGTTTATTTTCCGACACGCGACCAATGGCGAGAAAGAGCGCCAGCACGCCGCCCATCACCACCGAGGCGATAAGCAACCAGAGCGTGATAGCGACCCCCGTGAAGCGATAGCCATCGGTCCAGAGCAGGGATTTCCAGTACTCCTGAATAATCTCTATCACAGATCAGCCCTCTTCACGCCTACGGTGTAGCGGCGCTCAAGCAGCAGCAAAACACCATTGGAGAGCGTGGTAAACACCAGGTAAATCACCCCACAGACGATAGCGAAGTAGAAAGGCTGCCAGGTGCTTTTCCCGGCAAGTTGCGTCGCTTTCACCACATCTTCCAGCCCCAGCAGCGACACCAGCGCCGTCGCCTTTAAAATCACCTGCCAGTTATTGCCAATGCCAGGCAACGCGAAACGCATCATGGAAGGGAACAGAATACGACGGAAGGTTTGCGAGCCGGTAAACCCAAACGCCGTTGCCGCCTCAATATGGCCTTTAGGCACAGCGAGATACGCGCCACGGAAGGTTTCAGTGAAATAAGCGCCATAGATAAAACCGAGCGTAATAA from the Cronobacter condimenti 1330 genome contains:
- a CDS encoding ABC transporter permease: MIEIIQEYWKSLLWTDGYRFTGVAITLWLLIASVVMGGVLALFLAIGRVSENKLVWFPIWLFTYIFRGTPLYVQLLVFYSGMYTLEVVKGTQLLNEFFRSGLNCTVLALTLNTCAYTTEIFAGAIRAVPHGEIEAARAYGFSRVKMYRCIILPSALRIALPAYSNEVILMLHSTALAFTATVPDLLKIARDINSATYQPFTAFGIAAVLYLIISYVLISLFRKAEKRWLRHLKPASTH
- a CDS encoding histidine ABC transporter permease HisQ, which translates into the protein MLYGFSQVILQGALVTIELALSAVILSVAIGLVGAGAKLSRNRPLAFIFEAYTTLIRGVPDLVLMLLIFYGLQIALNSVTDALGLNQFDIDPMVAGIITLGFIYGAYFTETFRGAYLAVPKGHIEAATAFGFTGSQTFRRILFPSMMRFALPGIGNNWQVILKATALVSLLGLEDVVKATQLAGKSTWQPFYFAIVCGVIYLVFTTLSNGVLLLLERRYTVGVKRADL